The nucleotide sequence GGGCCAGCCGGGAAGGTCCCCCCAGCCGCCTGCCCTCCCCGTCCCCGGCCGGGTGTGGTTACCGCCCCCCGCCCCCTCCCGCACCAGCCTGCGCGTCCTGCTGCTGGACAACCGCGATTCATTTACGATGAACCTCGCCCACGACCTGCTCGCCCTCGGCGCGGCGGTCGACCTGCGGTCACAGGACGAGGACGCCGCCGAACTCCTCGCCTCTGCGCCCGACGCCGTCTTAATTGGGCCGGGGCCCGGGACGCCAAGCACGAGCGGCTCTACCCTCGCCCTCACCCGGCGCTGTCTGGCGCGGGGCGTGCCGCTGCTGGGGGTCTGCCTCGGGCACCAGGCGCTCGGCGAGGTGCTGGGCGGGCGGGTGGAACGCGCGGCTCCCGTCCACGGCCGTCCCGAGGCGGTGCGGCACCGCGGGGAGGGCCTGTTTGCCGGAATCGTGGACGGCACCCCCTTCGGGCGCTACCACTCGCTCGTTGTCCGCGGGCTGCCCGAGGAGGTGGTGACGGCCCGCAGTGCGGACGGTGAGGTGATGGCCTTGCAGGTTCCGGGACGAGCCGCCTGGGGGGTACAGTTTCATCCCGAGAGTGTGCTGAGCCCGGCTGGGCGGGTGCTGCTGGGCAACTGGCTGAGGCTAAGCTGGGCCGCGCGGAGCGGTCAGGGCGGGCCGTGAGGCCGCTGCCCCCTCACCTGGAGCAGAGCGCGTGGCTACACGGCGCAGCCGCCTTTACCACCGTTCGCACGCGCTGGGGCGTGCCGCTGCTGTGGACAGCGCACCTTGCGCGGCTGACGGCGACCTGCACTTGGCTCGGGCTCCCCGTTCCGCAGGGCGAGCCCCCAGCCCTGGAGCCGCTCCCCTGGGGGCTACTCCGCCTGACCGCTACACCGGAAGGCCTCTTCTGGTCGCACCGGTGCCTTCAGCCGGGCCCGCGTCCGTTCGGCGGCGTGCGGGTACAGCTCACGGGCGTGCAGGTTCATCCGCAGCTCGCGGCCCACAAAACCGCCAACCACCTGCCCTACCTGCTCGCAGGACGGGAAGCCGCACAAGCGGACGCCTTTGAGGGCTGGCTGACCGACGGAGACGGGAACCTCGTAGACGGGGGGCGCACCTCGCCCCTCGTAGAACTCCAGGGGCGGCTGGTCGTGCCCTCGGGCGGTCTGCCTGGCCTCACCCGCGCCCACTTCCTCAGAGGACAGACCTTTGAGGAGCGGCCTGTCCCAGTCAACGCACTTCCCCACGCCAGCCGCGCCTGGGTGTGCGGGAGTGGCGTGGGTGTCGTGCCGGTGCGCGAGATCGTGGGCGACGGCTGGCGGGTCACCCTTCCGGTACGGTGGCCGGACCTGCGCGACCCGGCCCTGGTCTGGCCAGCGCCCGCGGATCCCGCCTAGTGACCGTCCTGGCCGACCCGTTCGCTCTGCAGGCGCCCGCCGCCCGCCGCCTCCTCGAGCCGCAGCGCCCCGTAACGGCGCAGCACACGAATGGCCTCATCGGCCTTGGTTCCATTCGGATCACGGGCAATCACCAGGATGTTGCCGGACCTCAAGGCACTGGAAAACCGCTCGGCCTGGGCCGCGGGCACCCCCATCCGCCGCAGCAGCTTCACGTAGTCGCCGTGGTCGCCCCCGGTGAGGGCACCAAAAAGAGCGCCCAGGCCCGCGCCGCCGATGACTCCGTACATGATCGCGAGCAGGCCGCCTTCCTGGTAGATGCGCGTCTCAGGAATGAGCAGCAGCAGGAGCCAGACGGGGACCGTCAGGGCCGCGCCAGCCAGCGCGCCCAGCAGAAATCCGCGAATCACATTGGCGGAGCCGCCCGGTGCTCCCGCCTCAGGGCTTACACCGGTCGCCTGCGCGATGTCATCCTCGGCCACGACGTCGGCCAGGGCGAACCCGAGGTGTTCAGGATCAAAACCACGCTCCCGCAGGGCCATCAGGGCGCCCTGGGCCTGCTGCGGCTCGCGAAAAAGGGCAACGACGCTTTCCATTGCTCCGGTTTTATCACGGGCGGCAAGTGCGGCGCGAGGGACAAAGCGGGCGCCTACAGGCCCGAAGTCGGAAAGAAGTCGGGAACAGGTACGTTCGGCCCACACCGGGTTTTCTATACTGCGCACATGACTGGCGTGGCAGCCCTGACCCTTCCCGGCGCGGCGTTTGAGGCGCGGTTGCGTGAGGTGCTGCGCTCACGGGTGGAGTTCATCGAGCTGATCGGGGAAGACCTGGTCGCGGCGGGAGGCAAGCGGGCGCGGCCCACCGTGACCTTTCTGGCCGCGCAGGCGCTGGGCGCCGAAGCCGGGCACCCCAGCTGGCCCGCCGTCACCGACCTCGCGGTGTGTATCGAGCTGCTGCACTCGGCCAGCCTGCTGCACGACGACCTCATCGACGACGCGGACACCCGCCGGGGCCAGCAGGCCGCCTTCCGGCGTTTTGGCAACGTGGTCAGCGTGATGAGCGGCGACTTCATGCTTTCGCGGCTGCTGACGCTGCTGGCCGGCATGCCCCAAGGAGCGGCGCTCACCCGCGCCTTTGGCGAGACGGCTTCCCAGATCTGCGAGGGCGAGGTGCTGCAATTTCAGGTGGCCGCCTATGCGGAGTACCAGCTCGGCACCTACCTGGACGTGATTCACGGCAAGACGGCGGCTCTGCTTGAACTTGCGGCCGGTGCTCCAGCGCTCCTGCTGGATGTTCCAGCACCGCAGCAGGCCGCCCTCATGACCTTTGGGCGGGAGTACGGTCTCGCCTTTCAGATGCAAGATGACCTGCTTGACCTCACCGGCGACGAGGCGACGCTGGGCAAGCCGGTCGGAGGCGACCTGCGCGAGGGCAAAGCCACCCTGCCCGTGCTGTTCCTGCTTGAAGGCCCGCACGCCGCCGAGGTGCGTGAGGTGCTTGAGCGCCGCGCGGCCGAACCCGGTGACGTCGCCCGCGTCCGTCAGTGGGCGCTGACGGGCAACGCCGCCGAACGCACCCGTGAGGAGATTCGCCGCCGCGCTCGTCTGGCTGTGGAGGCCCTCGCGGTCCTCCCGGCCTCCCCCGCACGCCAGGCCCTGGCCGCGCTGGCCGGGCGGGAGATCGAACGCACCCGCTGAGGCGCCCGGAACCAGCCGCGCCGCTCAGCCCGTCCTGCCCAGCGGGACGGGACGCTTGATCCTCCGGGCCATGCGCCGCGGCGGGCTGCCATTTGCCAGGACAAGCGCCGCAAAAGAGGAACGTTCCTCCCTTGGAAGCGGTTCAGAAACGGCGGATGCTCGGTGGGCTCGCCGCCCTTGGCGTCGCGCTTCAACACGAGCTTTTCTCAAGTCCTTCCGGGTATCCTGCGCCGGGCATGCCGCCTGTCTATGCGTGTATGCTCGGGGAGCCACAACCTTCTCAGGAGGAGACCGCGATGAGGGCATCAGGACTCAACTGGCAGGGCCTCATGGAACAGCTCCAGCAGGCGTTGCCGTACAGCGAGGTCAGCGACCAATCCCTCGCCTATTTCAAGTATCCAAAACGCACGCTGAGCGTGAACCTGCCGGTTCGAATGGACGACGGCACGGTACGTGTATTCAGGGGCTACCGGACCGTGCACTCCACCGCGCGTGGCCCCAGCATGGGTGGTGTCCGCTTCAAGCCCGGCCTCAATGCCCACGAGTGCGAGGTGCTCGCGGCGATCATGACCCTCAAGGCCGCCGTGGCGGACCTGCCGCTGGGCGGCGCAAAGGGCGGCGTGGACGTGGACCCGCAGGCGCTGAGCCCCCACGAGCTTCAGGGGCTGACCCGGCGCTTTACGAGCGAGCTGGTGGAACTTGTCGGGCCCAGTGAGGACATCCTCGCGCCGGACGTGGGGACGGACCAGCAGATCATGGCCTGGATTCTCGACGCCTATGGGGAGAACACCGGCTCCACCCAGAGCGGCATGGTCGTCGGCAAGCCGCTGCAACTGGGCGGCAGCTACGGCTCCAAGGACGCCCGGGGCCGCAGCGCCGCCCTGGTGACGACCCGGGTGCTGGAGGCGCGGGGCGAGAGCCTGCAGGGCGCCCGAGTGGCCGTGTACGGCTTCGGGGACGTGGGCCGCCGCGCCGCACAGACCCTCGCCGCGCAGGGCGCCCTGGTGATCGCCGTCTCGGACCAGCAGGGCGCGACCTTTGCCAGCGGAGGCCTAGACCTGACCGCCCTCTCCGCGTACCGCGAGGCGCAGGGGAGCGTGCAGGGCTTTGCGACCGACATCACGCCGGAAGAGGTCATAGAACTCGATGTGGACGTGCTGATGCTCGCCTACGACTACGGTGCGGTGAATGCCGGCAACGCCCACGCGGTGCGCGCGCGCTACGTCGTGGAGGCCAGCAACCGGGCCGTGCTGCCGGAGGCTGAACGCTTCCTGATGACCCAGGGAATCACCATCCTGCCCGATCTGGTGGCCAGCATTGGCGGCTTGGTCGTGAACTACCTGGAATGGGTGCAGGACGCGAGCAACTTCTTCTGGACGGCCGAAGAGATCGAGCGCGCCATCGACGCGCGGGTGAATGCCGCCGTAGATACCGTCATGGCCTTTATGCGCACCCGTGGAGTGGAGATGCGCACCGCCGCCTACGCCATCGCCCTCACCCGCCTGCACGAGGCAGCGGTCATGCGAGGCGTATACCCCTAAGCGAGTCGGAGGGAGCAGGAAACAACCTGATCTGCCCCTTTTTTCCTTCTTTTGCTGATTGTGTTGACCACGACCCCCTCACGCCTGGAGGTTTCACCATGACCGTCACCGAAGACCCCAAGAATCCACTGCCAGAAACGTCCAAGCTCGGACGGCATCAGATTCCCAGTTACCTCGACCCGAACAATCTGGGACCGTACGAGATCTTCCTAGAGCAGGTGGAGCGGGTGACACCGTACCTGGGGAAGCTGGGGTACTGGGTCGAGACCCTCAAGCGGCCCAAGCGAATCCTGGTGGTCGACGTGCCCATTCACCTCGATGACGGAACGGTCGCCCACTTCGAGGGCTACCGAGTGCAGCACAACACCAGTCGCGGCCCGGCCAAGGGCGGTGTTCGCTATCACCAAGACGTCACCCTCTCCGAAGTGATGGCCCTGGCCGCCTGGATGACCATCAAAAACGCTGCGGTGGGTCTCCCCTACGGCGGCGGCAAGGGTGGTATCCGCATCGATCCCCGCCAGTACTCCACCGCCGAGCTCGAACGCCTCACTCGCCGCTACACCAGTGAGATCGGCATCATCATCGGTCCAGAAAAAGACATTCCCGCTCCGGACGTGAACACCAATCCCCAGACGATGGCGTGGATGATGGACACCTACTCCATGAACGTGGGCCGCACCGCGACCGGCGTGGTCACCGGCAAACCGGTGTCGCTGGGGGGCAGTCTGGGCCGCAGCGACGCCACGGGACGGGGCGTCTTTGTCACCGGGGCCGAGGCCATGCAGAAGCTGGGTATGCCGCTGGAAGGAGCGCGGATTGCGGTGCAGGGCTTTGGGAATGTGGGGAGTGCCGCCGCCCGCATCTTCCAGCAGCACGGCGCGAGAATCGTCGCCATTCAGGACGTGACCGGGACGATCTACAGCGGGGCGGGTATTGATCCGGTGGCCGCCCTGGAACACCTGCGGCAGACCGGGAAGATCACCGACCTTCCCGGCACCGAGACCCTCCAGCGCGAGGAGTTCTGGGGCGTGGACTGCGACGTCCTTATTCCGGCGGCGCTCGAAAAGCAGATCACGCTGGACAACGCCGACCGAATCCGGGCGAAGCTGATCGTGGAGGGGGCCAACGGGCCGACCATTCCCGCTGCGGATGACCTGCTGGCGCAGCGGGGGGTGACGGTGGTGCCGGACGTACTGGCCAATGCGGGGGGCGTGACGGTGAGTTACTTCGAGTGGGTGCAGGACTTCTCGTCGTTCTTCTGGACGGAAGAGGAGATCAACCAGCGCCTCGACCGCATCATGCGTGAAGCCTTCCAGAGCCTGTGGGACGTCAAGGAACGCCACGGCGTCACCCTGAGAACCGCCGTCTACATCGTCGCCTGCACTCGTGTCCTAGAAGCCCGCGCTCTGCGTGGCCTCTACCCGTAAGCGCCCTTCCTCCTCCTCATTGTCACGGGAGCCTCGCTTGGAGCGCTCCCGTCTTTGTCTGTTCTGTCGTCACTCGGCGCCCCGTTGCGCTGGCAGGGGGCTGAGAGACCGGCCGTCAGGTGCCACGCCTTCTGTCTTGGTTGCGGTGTAGGGCTGTCTGTTGTCGCCGCTCATGCCCCAGCCTGGCTTGACCCGCCGCTGCTTGAGCTGGGCCTGCTTGGTTGCGCACCTTACAATGCCTCTCATGACTGATCTCCTGCGTGGCTGGCAGCCTGCCCCTCCCGGATTCAAACACGTTGTGAGCGTGTCCTTGGGGGGCAGTAAGCGCAATGCCCGCGAGGAGCTCAACGTGCTGGGGCAACCTTTTATCCTCGAACGCATCGGCACGGACGGCGACGAGCAGAGGGCGGCTGCCCTCTTTCAGGCACTCGACGGGCGAGTCGATGCCTTCGGATTGGGGGGCGCCGACCTGTACGTGATCGCCGCAGGACGGCGCTATACCTTCAACAACATCCGCCGGCTGGTGGCGAACGCCAAACTCACGCCCGTCCTGGACGGCAGCGGCCTGAAAAACACGCTTGAGCGCGAGGCGATCACGCAGCTTGACCCCCTGCTGAACTGGCGGACACAAAAGGTGCTGATGGTGAGTGCGGTCGACCGCTTCGGCATGGCAGAGGCGCTGGCGCAGGCCGGAGCGGACGTGGTGTACGGGGACATCGTGTTCGGCCTCAACCTGAATGTCCCTCTGCGTAGCCTCAAGGCGCTGCGCCGGGTCGCGCACCTGGCGCTGCCGGTCATCACCAAGTTCCCGCAAGACTGGTTTTACCCGACCGGCCAGAAGCAGGAAACGAGCGTGCAGGGCAAGGGAACCCGCCTCTACGCCTGGGCCGACGTGATCGCAGGAGACACCCACTACGTCAAACGCTACGCGCCGCCCATGCTCAGCGGCAAGACGGTCCTCACCCAAACCGTCACCGAAGCGGACCGAGTGTGGATGCAGGAACGCGGCGTCGCCCGGTTGATCACCACCACACCTCGTATCGGCCGGCGCAACTTTGCCACCAACGTCTTAGAGGCCCTGTTTGTGGCCCTCAGCGGCCAACGGGAGGCGTTGAGCGAGGGAGAGTACTTGCGTTACATCCGCGAGGTCGGATTCAAACCTGAAGTCAACGAACTCGCCGCACCTTCTGAAGCTTAGCCTCGGCGTATGCATCACGCCCTTCTGGGTTTCCAGCCTCCTTGAGCCCTCAAAAGCCTTTCTGGACGCGCAGATCTTCCTCTGTTCACCCGTTGAGGTGCCCGCTCTTGACTGCGGGTGAATTCCGCGCTATTCTCTAGATATCACCGCCTGAGAAGGCGGTTTTTTGTGCTTCATGCCCCGCGCGTGTGGTGGCAGGCGGGAGACAGGTAGACTCGCCCCTATGCAGGCACTGGTGGAGGCGATCCGCGAGCAGGGGGCGATGATGCCGGGGGGCATTCTGAAGGTGGACGGGCTGGTCAACCACCAGCTTCTTCCGCACCTTACCCGCGAGATGGGCGAGCGCTTTGCGGCGGGGTTTGCCCCCCTTAGGCCCAACAAGGTCGTGACCATCGAGGTGAGCGGTATCGCGCCCGCACTGGCCACGGCCTTTGCGCTCAACGTGCCGCTGGTGTATGCGCGCAAGAAAAAGCCGATCACCATGCACGAGGTGGTCTATACGGCGAGGTCGGTCAGCCGCACCAAGGGCGGCGTGGTGGACCTCTTTGTGAGCAGCGAGTACCTGGGCCGGGAGGACCGGGTGATCGTGATTGATGACTTTCTCGCTTCCGGCGGAACGCTGCGGGCCCTCGCGCAGATCATCGAGCAGAGCGGCGCGAAGCTGCTGGGCCTGGGCTGCGTGATCGAAAAGGGCTTTGAGGAGGGCCGCGCGAGGCTGGCCGACCTCCAGGTTCCGATTCTTACGCTGGCGAACATCCTGCGCATGAACGAGGAAGAGGGCCTCGTGGTGGAGGCGGGGCGCTGACGACGCGTGAGCGTAAGGGCTTCTGAACCTGGCGCTCAGGTGCGGAGCGGGAGGGCTGCCTAGGCTGGGAGCAGGAAGGATGTGACAACGTGACCCAGCCTGATGCCCGATCGGCCCTGATCCCTGACCAGAGCGCTCGCGTG is from Deinococcus sp. YIM 77859 and encodes:
- a CDS encoding aminotransferase class IV yields the protein MRPLPPHLEQSAWLHGAAAFTTVRTRWGVPLLWTAHLARLTATCTWLGLPVPQGEPPALEPLPWGLLRLTATPEGLFWSHRCLQPGPRPFGGVRVQLTGVQVHPQLAAHKTANHLPYLLAGREAAQADAFEGWLTDGDGNLVDGGRTSPLVELQGRLVVPSGGLPGLTRAHFLRGQTFEERPVPVNALPHASRAWVCGSGVGVVPVREIVGDGWRVTLPVRWPDLRDPALVWPAPADPA
- a CDS encoding polyprenyl synthetase family protein; the protein is MTGVAALTLPGAAFEARLREVLRSRVEFIELIGEDLVAAGGKRARPTVTFLAAQALGAEAGHPSWPAVTDLAVCIELLHSASLLHDDLIDDADTRRGQQAAFRRFGNVVSVMSGDFMLSRLLTLLAGMPQGAALTRAFGETASQICEGEVLQFQVAAYAEYQLGTYLDVIHGKTAALLELAAGAPALLLDVPAPQQAALMTFGREYGLAFQMQDDLLDLTGDEATLGKPVGGDLREGKATLPVLFLLEGPHAAEVREVLERRAAEPGDVARVRQWALTGNAAERTREEIRRRARLAVEALAVLPASPARQALAALAGREIERTR
- a CDS encoding Glu/Leu/Phe/Val dehydrogenase; the encoded protein is MRASGLNWQGLMEQLQQALPYSEVSDQSLAYFKYPKRTLSVNLPVRMDDGTVRVFRGYRTVHSTARGPSMGGVRFKPGLNAHECEVLAAIMTLKAAVADLPLGGAKGGVDVDPQALSPHELQGLTRRFTSELVELVGPSEDILAPDVGTDQQIMAWILDAYGENTGSTQSGMVVGKPLQLGGSYGSKDARGRSAALVTTRVLEARGESLQGARVAVYGFGDVGRRAAQTLAAQGALVIAVSDQQGATFASGGLDLTALSAYREAQGSVQGFATDITPEEVIELDVDVLMLAYDYGAVNAGNAHAVRARYVVEASNRAVLPEAERFLMTQGITILPDLVASIGGLVVNYLEWVQDASNFFWTAEEIERAIDARVNAAVDTVMAFMRTRGVEMRTAAYAIALTRLHEAAVMRGVYP
- a CDS encoding Glu/Leu/Phe/Val dehydrogenase, translated to MTVTEDPKNPLPETSKLGRHQIPSYLDPNNLGPYEIFLEQVERVTPYLGKLGYWVETLKRPKRILVVDVPIHLDDGTVAHFEGYRVQHNTSRGPAKGGVRYHQDVTLSEVMALAAWMTIKNAAVGLPYGGGKGGIRIDPRQYSTAELERLTRRYTSEIGIIIGPEKDIPAPDVNTNPQTMAWMMDTYSMNVGRTATGVVTGKPVSLGGSLGRSDATGRGVFVTGAEAMQKLGMPLEGARIAVQGFGNVGSAAARIFQQHGARIVAIQDVTGTIYSGAGIDPVAALEHLRQTGKITDLPGTETLQREEFWGVDCDVLIPAALEKQITLDNADRIRAKLIVEGANGPTIPAADDLLAQRGVTVVPDVLANAGGVTVSYFEWVQDFSSFFWTEEEINQRLDRIMREAFQSLWDVKERHGVTLRTAVYIVACTRVLEARALRGLYP
- the xpt gene encoding xanthine phosphoribosyltransferase — translated: MQALVEAIREQGAMMPGGILKVDGLVNHQLLPHLTREMGERFAAGFAPLRPNKVVTIEVSGIAPALATAFALNVPLVYARKKKPITMHEVVYTARSVSRTKGGVVDLFVSSEYLGREDRVIVIDDFLASGGTLRALAQIIEQSGAKLLGLGCVIEKGFEEGRARLADLQVPILTLANILRMNEEEGLVVEAGR